A part of Haliotis asinina isolate JCU_RB_2024 chromosome 10, JCU_Hal_asi_v2, whole genome shotgun sequence genomic DNA contains:
- the LOC137298564 gene encoding uncharacterized protein, with protein sequence MSHGQDSEERDQSDRHEPEEIKDTSGRHVPEERGISPTNMNLKRKDISQTNMNLKREDIRRADIINLLLTICHRTTSSTISSIPTNVNTTTTTTIIIIIITTTTDIITVADTIITIDVEDIYRKRRQHLKYVCNVENVKNQTRDVWADQLWYFKPLNILYCPLENYDTVTWRKTFEIWMRSQSSTRSNYNLDWGLFKRSKSRFSTLKKTELRNETLMKVIYTRDPHWQLFEYYVNNFVVPSNESLQLGKQIISKHKESRTKDDLTCGQNVTFKEYTMYLKSSKQYPSFAGTTNHCDVCGIDFDVIGKEDTFEQDTMYVYNKIKSPDMASDFEDFQLEYDFSIIEGYVETAFTRKNNITCISTYSMYLRLWRQLQIWGYISNNITFPYTKEESLSLEYTQLLDATLTAYQKSVPMSRSNRFDAIGQAYFDLKLGDLGGVRDPYVLDFHLFGYPDRPAVVYFKQGPHSDFSYLDIVEHRG encoded by the exons ATGTCACACGGACAAGATTCTGAAGAGAGAGATCAGTCAGACCGACATGAACCTGAAGAGATAAAAGATACGTCGGGACGACACGTACCTGAAGAGAGAGGGATCAGTCCAACCAACATGAACTTGAAGAGAAAGGACATCAGTCAGACCAACATGAACCTGAAGAGAGAGGACATTCGTCGGGCCGACAT CATAAATCTACTTCTGACAATATGTCATCGCACCACCAGCAGCACCATAAGCAGCATCCCAACCAACGTGaatacaaccaccaccaccaccatcatcatcatcatcatcaccaccaccactgacatCATCACAGTCGCTGACACTatcatcaccatc GACGTTGAAGACATCTATCGGAAGAGACGCCAGCATCTCAAATATGTGTGCAATGTGGAAAATGTAAAAAATCAAACCAGAGACGTCTGGGCGGATCAGCTTTGGTACTTCAAACCGCTGAACATCCTCTACTGTCCCCTGGAGAATTACGACACTGTTACCTGGCGGAAGACGTTTGAAATCTGGATGCGAAGTCAGTCCAGTACGAGGTCCAACTACAACCTGGACTGGGGGCTATTTAAACGCTCTAAAAGCAGGTTTTCAACATTAAAGAAGACTGAACTACGAAACGAAACACTAATGAAAGTTATATACACTCGTGATCCTCACTGGCAGTTATTTGAATACTAtgtgaataattttgttgtgcCAAGTAACGAGTCATTACAACTTGGCAAACAGATTATATCAAAGCACAAAGAATCTCGGACAAAAGACGATCTGACGTGTGGCCAAAATGTTACATTTAAGGAATATACGATGTACCTCAAGTCATCTAAACAATATCCTTCCTTTGCTGGAACAACAAACCACTGTGATGTGTGCGGAATAGATTTTGACGTTATTGGAAAAGAAGATACTTTCGAACAGGATACTATGTATGtgtacaacaaaataaaatcccCTGATATGGCTTCTGATTTCGAGGATTTCCAGCTGGAATACGACTTCAGCATCATTGAAGGTTACGTTGAAACAGCCTTCACTCGGAAGAATAACATCACCTGTATCAGCACCTACTCAATGTACTTGAGACTGTGGCGCCAGCTCCAGATCTGGGGCTACATCAGTAACAATATAACATTCCCATACACCAAGGAAGAAAGTCTTTCTTTGGAGTACACCCAGTTACTGGACGCCACCTTGACGGCTTATCAAAAGTCAGTTCCCATGTCAAGGTCAAATAGATTTGATGCAATAGGGCAGGCCTATTTTGATCTCAAACTGGGCGATTTAGGTGGTGTAAGAGATCCGTACGTTCTCGATTTCCATCTTTTCGGTTACCCTGATCGACCTGCCGTAGTATATTTCAAACAAGGCCCTCATTCAGACTTCTCGTATCTAGACATTGTAGAGCATCgtggatag
- the LOC137298565 gene encoding uncharacterized protein, with the protein MAGSSRRCISVVRHCPTSVVLLLMAVAVLLATYVIDHHYSHNVLDHVALTEFQGTTTSGIQTLPSSDQFADYPVHSMPHKSDLGKLYLRRRKHIKYVCAELRDEGGKKSENQLWHFKPLNILYCPLENYDTVTWRKTFEIWMRSQSSTRSSYNLDWRQFKRSKDRALMGEGKQTGTFMDMFNSSLKVLYTRDPYWQLFEYYVNNFVVPSNESLQLGKQIILKHKESRTKDDLTCGQNVSFVEFTQFVTSSKQNPSFAGTVNHCDVCGIDFDVIGKEDTFEQDTMYVYNKIKSPDMASDFEDFQLEYDFSIIEGYVETAFTRKNNITCISTYSMYLRLWRQLQIWGYISNNITFPYTKEESLSLEYTQLLDATLTAYQKSVPISRSNRFDAIAQAYHVVSFSELNVLRALYTDDFYLFDYNDRPGLIHFKQAPQSEFSYFDVIVKQK; encoded by the exons ATGGCTGGAAGCAGCAGGAGATGTATATCAGTGGTCCGGCACTGTCCGACGTCAGTAGTCCTCCTGCTGATGGCCGTAGCTGTCCTTCTGGCGACTTACGTGATAGATC ATCACTACAGTCACAACGTCTTGGACCACGTGGCTTTGACAGAGTTTCAGGGAACTACGACTTCAGGAATTCAGACACTGCCTTCCAGTGATCAGTTTGCGGATTATCCAGTTCATAGCATGCCACATAAG TCGGACTTAGGTAAACTGTACCTGAGAAGGCGAAAACACATTAAATATGTGTGTGCAGAACTAAGAGATGAAGGGGGAAAGAAATCAGAGAATCAACTTTGGCATTTCAAACCGCTGAACATACTCTACTGTCCCCTGGAGAATTACGACACTGTTACATGGAGGAAGACGTTTGAAATCTGGATGCGAAGTCAGTCCAGTACGAGGTCAAGCTACAACCTGGACTGGAGGCAATTTAAACGCTCCAAGGACAGGGCACTAATGGGAGAAGGAAAGCAAACAGGAACGTTTATGGACATGTTCAACTCATCCCTGAAAGTATTATACACGCGCGATCCTTACTGGCAGTTATTTGAATACTAtgtgaataattttgttgtgcCAAGTAACGAGTCATTACAACTTGGCAAACAGATTATATTGAAGCACAAAGAATCTCGGACAAAAGACGATCTGACGTGTGGccaaaatgtttcttttgtaGAATTCACACAGTTCGTTACTTCGTCGAAGCAAAATCCTTCCTTTGCTGGAACAGTAAACCACTGTGATGTGTGCGGAATAGATTTTGACGTTATTGGAAAAGAAGATACTTTCGAACAGGATACTATGTATGtgtacaacaaaataaaatcccCTGATATGGCTTCTGATTTCGAGGATTTCCAGCTGGAATACGACTTCAGCATCATTGAAGGTTACGTTGAAACAGCCTTCACTCGGAAGAATAACATCACCTGTATCAGCACCTACTCAATGTACTTGAGACTGTGGCGCCAGCTCCAGATCTGGGGCTACATCAGTAACAATATAACATTCCCATACACCAAGGAAGAAAGTCTTTCTTTGGAGTACACCCAGTTACTGGACGCCACCTTGACGGCATATCAAAAATCAGTTCCCATATCAAGGTCAAATAGATTTGATGCTATTGCACAGGCGTACCACGTCGTAAGTTTTTCCGAGTTAAATGTTCTAAGGGCACTTTATACGGATGATTTCTATCTTTTCGATTACAATGATCGACCTGGGCTCATCCATTTCAAGCAAGCGCCCCAGTCAGAGTTTTCTTACTTTGATGTCATTGTAAAACAGAAGTAG